From one Oncorhynchus keta strain PuntledgeMale-10-30-2019 chromosome 30, Oket_V2, whole genome shotgun sequence genomic stretch:
- the LOC118379389 gene encoding HIG1 domain family member 2A, translating to MASATTPVVPEQSARTTHLPMLDISKPPVIEGFTPLSRPREETFQEKFMRKSKENPFVPIGCLGTAGALMYGLRAFKQGKTRQSQLLMRGRIFAQGFTVVAIIFGVFTTALKKD from the exons ATGGCTTCTGCCACTACCCCGGTTGTCCCTGAACAGTCAGCGAGAACCACACATTTACCAATGCTCGACATATCCAAGCCCCCCGTTATAGAAGGATTTACACCTCTATCTCGACCCAGAGAAGAGACGTTTCAGGAGAAGTTTATGAGGAAGTCGAAGGAGAACCCGTTCGTCCCTATAG GTTGTCTCGGTACAGCTGGAGCGTTGATGTACGGTCTCCGAGCCTTCAAACAAGGCAAGACCCGGCAGTCCCAGCTCCTGATGAGAGGACGTATCTTCGCACAAGGCTTCACTGTAGTCGCTATCATCTTCGGCGTCTTCACCACAGCACTGAAGAAAGACTGA